A window of Fragaria vesca subsp. vesca linkage group LG7, FraVesHawaii_1.0, whole genome shotgun sequence contains these coding sequences:
- the LOC101299412 gene encoding tRNA-dihydrouridine synthase A-like isoform 2 → MVSARNYTHAHYLPPYFSVAPMMEWTDVHYRTMARLISKHAWLYTEMLAAETIVYQKDNLDRFLYFPPEQHPIVLQIGGSNLENLAKATQLANIYKYDEINFNCGCPSPRVAGHGCFGARLMLDPKFVAEAMSVIAANTDVPVSVKCRIGVDDHDSYNELCDFIYKVSSQSPTRHFIIHSRKALLNGISPAENRSIPPLKYEYFYGLLRDFPDLRFTINGGINTIDEVSAARKAGAHGVMVGRAAFNNPWNTLGHVDTAIYGAPSSGVTRRQILKEFEAYGETVLGKYGLKPNVRDVAKPLLSLFYAQPGNSLWKRKADAAFMHCKTMKSFFEETLVAIPDFVLDAPVRAPPLGSKDPFANIHTLLPPPYELREQELQYA, encoded by the exons ATGGTTTCCGCTCGCAACTACACCCACGCCCACTATCTTCCTCCTTATTTCAG CGTGGCGCCTATGATGGAATGGACTGATGTTCACTACAGGACTATGGCTCGCCTCATCTCCAAGCACGCCTGGCTCTACACTGAGATGCTTGCCGCCGAGACTATTGTCTATCAGAAGGACAATCTG GACAGATTCTTGTACTTTCCTCCAGAACAACATCCTATTGTTCTACAAATAGGTGGCAGTAATTTAGAGAACCTGGCCAAAGCTACTCAACTTGCTAATATTTACAAATATGATGAGATCAATTTTAA TTGTGGATGTCCCAGTCCAAGAGTAGCTGGACATGGGTGCTTTGGTGCTCGTCTTATGCTGGATCCAAAG TTTGTTGCCGAGGCTATGTCAGTGATTGCTGCGAACACAGATGTCCCTGTCAGTGTTAAGTGTCGAATTGGTGTTGATGATCACGACTCATATAATGAGCTCT GTGATTTTATTTATAAAGTTTCTTCTCAATCACCAACTAGGCACTTCATTATACATTCTCGGAAGGCACTACTGAATGGAATCAGCCCAGCTGAAAATCGAAGTATTCCACCTCTTAA ATACGAGTACTTTTATGGCCTCTTGCGTGACTTTCCAGATCTGAGATTCACAATAAATGGTGGCATAAACACTATTGATGAG GTCAGTGCAGCTAGGAAAGCAGGAGCTCATGGGGTAATGGTTGGACGGGCTGCATTTAATAA CCCATGGAATACTTTGGGACACGTCGATACTGCTATTTATGGTGCACCAAGCAGTGGTGTAACACGGCGCCAG ATACTGAAAGAGTTTGAAGCTTATGGAGAGACTGTTTTGGGAAAATATGGACTAAAGCCCAATGTTCGAGATGTGGCAAAG CCTTTGCTTAGCCTTTTCTATGCTCAGCCTGGGAATAGCCTTTGGAAACGTAAAGCTGATGCTGCTTTCATGCATTGCAAG ACTATGAAATCATTTTTTGAGGAAACACTTGTAGCAATTCCAGACTTTGTTTTGGATGCACCTGTCAGAGCGCCACCACTTGGTAGTAAGGACCCTTTTGCAAACATACATACGTTATTGCCTCCGCCATATGAGTTAAGGGAACAAGAGCTACAATATGCTTAG
- the LOC101299412 gene encoding tRNA-dihydrouridine synthase A-like isoform 1: MKLATCSYSSPTSVTPFLLLQTRRRFSFNIFQASSSSSAHRRPAMVSARNYTHAHYLPPYFSVAPMMEWTDVHYRTMARLISKHAWLYTEMLAAETIVYQKDNLDRFLYFPPEQHPIVLQIGGSNLENLAKATQLANIYKYDEINFNCGCPSPRVAGHGCFGARLMLDPKFVAEAMSVIAANTDVPVSVKCRIGVDDHDSYNELCDFIYKVSSQSPTRHFIIHSRKALLNGISPAENRSIPPLKYEYFYGLLRDFPDLRFTINGGINTIDEVSAARKAGAHGVMVGRAAFNNPWNTLGHVDTAIYGAPSSGVTRRQILKEFEAYGETVLGKYGLKPNVRDVAKPLLSLFYAQPGNSLWKRKADAAFMHCKTMKSFFEETLVAIPDFVLDAPVRAPPLGSKDPFANIHTLLPPPYELREQELQYA; this comes from the exons ATGAAGCTGGCAACTTGTTCATATTCTTCACCAACCTCCGTCACTCCTTTTCTGCTTCTTCAAACCCGTCGCAGATTCTCATTCAATATTTTTCAGGCCTCTTCTTCTTCTTCAGCCCACCGACGACCCGCCATGGTTTCCGCTCGCAACTACACCCACGCCCACTATCTTCCTCCTTATTTCAG CGTGGCGCCTATGATGGAATGGACTGATGTTCACTACAGGACTATGGCTCGCCTCATCTCCAAGCACGCCTGGCTCTACACTGAGATGCTTGCCGCCGAGACTATTGTCTATCAGAAGGACAATCTG GACAGATTCTTGTACTTTCCTCCAGAACAACATCCTATTGTTCTACAAATAGGTGGCAGTAATTTAGAGAACCTGGCCAAAGCTACTCAACTTGCTAATATTTACAAATATGATGAGATCAATTTTAA TTGTGGATGTCCCAGTCCAAGAGTAGCTGGACATGGGTGCTTTGGTGCTCGTCTTATGCTGGATCCAAAG TTTGTTGCCGAGGCTATGTCAGTGATTGCTGCGAACACAGATGTCCCTGTCAGTGTTAAGTGTCGAATTGGTGTTGATGATCACGACTCATATAATGAGCTCT GTGATTTTATTTATAAAGTTTCTTCTCAATCACCAACTAGGCACTTCATTATACATTCTCGGAAGGCACTACTGAATGGAATCAGCCCAGCTGAAAATCGAAGTATTCCACCTCTTAA ATACGAGTACTTTTATGGCCTCTTGCGTGACTTTCCAGATCTGAGATTCACAATAAATGGTGGCATAAACACTATTGATGAG GTCAGTGCAGCTAGGAAAGCAGGAGCTCATGGGGTAATGGTTGGACGGGCTGCATTTAATAA CCCATGGAATACTTTGGGACACGTCGATACTGCTATTTATGGTGCACCAAGCAGTGGTGTAACACGGCGCCAG ATACTGAAAGAGTTTGAAGCTTATGGAGAGACTGTTTTGGGAAAATATGGACTAAAGCCCAATGTTCGAGATGTGGCAAAG CCTTTGCTTAGCCTTTTCTATGCTCAGCCTGGGAATAGCCTTTGGAAACGTAAAGCTGATGCTGCTTTCATGCATTGCAAG ACTATGAAATCATTTTTTGAGGAAACACTTGTAGCAATTCCAGACTTTGTTTTGGATGCACCTGTCAGAGCGCCACCACTTGGTAGTAAGGACCCTTTTGCAAACATACATACGTTATTGCCTCCGCCATATGAGTTAAGGGAACAAGAGCTACAATATGCTTAG